The genome window AGGATGTGTCATAACAAAATGCAACTCTGTGTCAGAGCAAAATGCAAGTGTTCTTATTGGTTGGCGATTTTCTTTAACTGCGTCTGGAAAACTCAGATACAGACCTCTCTGCGGCCGTCTCCTGATTTATTACAACTTGTGTAGGATATCTACTCGTACACGAGCAGCTAGTAATGAGAAGTGTAATAACAAGGATTTGAGGCTCACTCGTTGTGATCCAGATCGAGCAGGTCAGCCACGGAGTCGGACCACGCCACGAGCTTAGGGTTGTCCACTTTGGCCGAGGGAGACACCTTGGTGTAACAAGCGTGCAAGACCTGCGGGCACCAAGCCAATCAGATCGGTTAGCGACAAAAGTGCAACCAACGGGCAGCTAATAGCACGCTTGAACCAAGCAACAAGCGAAGGGAAGGAGCCAGCGCGGACCTCCTGCTGCAATGGGGCGGCGGCGCCCAATCCACGGCTGCTCGTCTCCGGGGCGGGTGATGAAGCTGGCGCCGAACCGCCGGCTGCGGCAACGGAGGCCATGCTGCGGAACAGCGTGCGGCGGCGGGCACCTCGGtgaggcggcggcgatggtgGTAAGGGAGGAGAGGTACCGGTCAGCACCGAGCGCGGCCTCGGGGAGCACGGCGTGCTGCAGGATGGGGTCGCGGGTGAGCATCTCG of Phragmites australis chromosome 3, lpPhrAust1.1, whole genome shotgun sequence contains these proteins:
- the LOC133911327 gene encoding uncharacterized protein LOC133911327, which codes for MPPLAPPRLLVVVARPVSARPQPMSLRVVRCMAKERRMRMVTKQIQRELAEMLTRDPILQHAVLPEAALGADRYLSSLTTIAAASPRCPPPHAVPQHGLRCRSRRFGASFITRPGDEQPWIGRRRPIAAGGLARLLHQGVSLGQSGQP